One window of Pelmatolapia mariae isolate MD_Pm_ZW linkage group LG18, Pm_UMD_F_2, whole genome shotgun sequence genomic DNA carries:
- the clul1 gene encoding clusterin-like protein 1 isoform X2, with protein sequence MDFLLGLTLLLVTLGLLDSAPTDQGEGISEDTLKQLSLGGEKLVDEEVRRALYGVKQMKEVMWRNEQKHEHLMRSLRNSSEKKKGAAELAKEVTEKLKEAEEQCKDSLQSEWEDCRPCLEDACKNFYTSTCRRGFVSFHTKVENFFKRVSRRFGPREPNLEAGDILVNQDNNTDTEIVQTEDSFNRLVNKVGMLVNRTVTLVSKLSSRLDKALQRAFLNNTDILMEETTSDPYDPARDSGFLQGVGLEEVLESFFDFGKSVVDEFGAVVTQVFDDIHKTVEEEKKKERESLPRFLQNRKLCRALRRQTSECWQLQNECEACQGALLTECPSVRELHVELDEVSQLLEISKEQYDEILSIVQHHTDETVSWLSSMAAVYSWVAQAVSNSSAPQNIFHITKVAPESHNEQNEAVRETKVEVNILNSPPLTLTVPSELELQDPAFIQYVAREALEKYKEMVR encoded by the exons ATGGACTTCCTGCTGGGTTTAACACTTTTGTTGGTGACGCTGGGTCTCCTCGATTCTGCACCTACGGATCAAGGCGAAGGCATCTCAGAGGACACTTTAAAAC AGTTGTCACTGGGTGGTGAGAAGCTTGTGGATGAGGAGGTGAGGAGAGCTTTGTATGGGGTGAAGCAGATGAAGGAGGTGATGTGGAGGAACGAGCAGAAGCATGAACACCTGATGAGGTCTTTGAGAAACAGCAGCGAAAAGAAGAAG ggggcagcagAACTAGCCAAGGAGGTGACTGAGAAGCTGAAAGAGGCAGAGGAGCAGTGCAAAGACTCCCTGCAGTCTGAGTGGGAGGACTGCAGACCCTGTCTGGAGGATGCATGTAAAAACTTCTATACCTCCACCTGCCGCAGGGGCTTTGTTTCTTTCCATACTAAG GtagaaaacttttttaaaagagTTTCCCGGCGCTTTGGTCCCCGTGAGCCCAACTTGGAAGCAGGGGACATTCTGGTAAACCAGGAtaacaacacagacacagagatcGTCCAGACTGAAGACTCCTTCAACCGACTGGTCAATAAAGTGGGAATGCTGGTGAACCGTACCGTCACCCTGGTCTCTAAGCTGAGCAGCAGGCTTGACAAAGCACTTCAGAGAGCCTTCCTGAACAACACCGATATCCTGATGGAAGAAACCACCTCTGATCCCTACGACCCTGCCCGGGACTCGGGCTTCCTGCAGGGTGTGGGACTAGAGGAAGTACTGGAATCCTTCTTTGACTTTGGCAAAAGTGTGGTGGATGAGTTTGGAGCTGTGGTGACCCAGGTGTTTGATGATATCCACAAGACagtggaggaagagaagaagaaag AGAGGGAAAGTCTTCCTCGCTTCCTGCAGAACAGGAAGCTGTGCAGAGCCCTCCGCAGACAGACATCAGAGTGCTGGCAGCTACAGAACGAGTGTGAGGCCTGCCAGGGAGCTCTGCTCACAG AGTGTCCCAGTGTTCGGGAACTGCACGTGGAGTTGGATGAAGTTTCTCAGCTGCTGGAAATCTCCAAAGAGCAGTATGATGAGATCTTGTCTATTGTCCAGCACCACACTGATGAAACAGTCAGTTGGCTCAGCAGCATGGCGGCTGTATACAGCTGGGTGGCTCAggctgtgagcaacagcagcgCTCCACAAAATATCTTCCACATCACCAAG GTGGCACCAGAGAGCCACAATGAACAGAATGAGGCTGTTcgtgagaccaaagtggaggtAAACATCCTAAACTCTCCTCCGCTTACCCTCACCGTTCCCAGTGAGCTGGAGCTGCAGGACCCAGCCTTCATTCAGTATGTGGCTCGGGAGGCTCTGGAGAAGTACAAGGAGATGGTCAGGTGA
- the clul1 gene encoding clusterin-like protein 1 isoform X1 encodes MDFLLGLTLLLVTLGLLDSAPTDQGEGISEDTLKQLSLGGEKLVDEEVRRALYGVKQMKEVMWRNEQKHEHLMRSLRNSSEKKKGAAELAKEVTEKLKEAEEQCKDSLQSEWEDCRPCLEDACKNFYTSTCRRGFVSFHTKVENFFKRVSRRFGPREPNLEAGDILVNQDNNTDTEIVQTEDSFNRLVNKVGMLVNRTVTLVSKLSSRLDKALQRAFLNNTDILMEETTSDPYDPARDSGFLQGVGLEEVLESFFDFGKSVVDEFGAVVTQVFDDIHKTVEEEKKKERESLPRFLQNRKLCRALRRQTSECWQLQNECEACQGALLTECPSVRELHVELDEVSQLLEISKEQYDEILSIVQHHTDETVSWLSSMAAVYSWVAQAVSNSSAPQNIFHITKVAPESHNEQNEAVRETKVEVNILNSPPLTLTVPSELELQDPAFIQYVAREALEKYKEMVRFEDE; translated from the exons ATGGACTTCCTGCTGGGTTTAACACTTTTGTTGGTGACGCTGGGTCTCCTCGATTCTGCACCTACGGATCAAGGCGAAGGCATCTCAGAGGACACTTTAAAAC AGTTGTCACTGGGTGGTGAGAAGCTTGTGGATGAGGAGGTGAGGAGAGCTTTGTATGGGGTGAAGCAGATGAAGGAGGTGATGTGGAGGAACGAGCAGAAGCATGAACACCTGATGAGGTCTTTGAGAAACAGCAGCGAAAAGAAGAAG ggggcagcagAACTAGCCAAGGAGGTGACTGAGAAGCTGAAAGAGGCAGAGGAGCAGTGCAAAGACTCCCTGCAGTCTGAGTGGGAGGACTGCAGACCCTGTCTGGAGGATGCATGTAAAAACTTCTATACCTCCACCTGCCGCAGGGGCTTTGTTTCTTTCCATACTAAG GtagaaaacttttttaaaagagTTTCCCGGCGCTTTGGTCCCCGTGAGCCCAACTTGGAAGCAGGGGACATTCTGGTAAACCAGGAtaacaacacagacacagagatcGTCCAGACTGAAGACTCCTTCAACCGACTGGTCAATAAAGTGGGAATGCTGGTGAACCGTACCGTCACCCTGGTCTCTAAGCTGAGCAGCAGGCTTGACAAAGCACTTCAGAGAGCCTTCCTGAACAACACCGATATCCTGATGGAAGAAACCACCTCTGATCCCTACGACCCTGCCCGGGACTCGGGCTTCCTGCAGGGTGTGGGACTAGAGGAAGTACTGGAATCCTTCTTTGACTTTGGCAAAAGTGTGGTGGATGAGTTTGGAGCTGTGGTGACCCAGGTGTTTGATGATATCCACAAGACagtggaggaagagaagaagaaag AGAGGGAAAGTCTTCCTCGCTTCCTGCAGAACAGGAAGCTGTGCAGAGCCCTCCGCAGACAGACATCAGAGTGCTGGCAGCTACAGAACGAGTGTGAGGCCTGCCAGGGAGCTCTGCTCACAG AGTGTCCCAGTGTTCGGGAACTGCACGTGGAGTTGGATGAAGTTTCTCAGCTGCTGGAAATCTCCAAAGAGCAGTATGATGAGATCTTGTCTATTGTCCAGCACCACACTGATGAAACAGTCAGTTGGCTCAGCAGCATGGCGGCTGTATACAGCTGGGTGGCTCAggctgtgagcaacagcagcgCTCCACAAAATATCTTCCACATCACCAAG GTGGCACCAGAGAGCCACAATGAACAGAATGAGGCTGTTcgtgagaccaaagtggaggtAAACATCCTAAACTCTCCTCCGCTTACCCTCACCGTTCCCAGTGAGCTGGAGCTGCAGGACCCAGCCTTCATTCAGTATGTGGCTCGGGAGGCTCTGGAGAAGTACAAGGAGATGGTCAG GTTCGAAGATGAGTAA